GGCGTCGGCCTGGGCGTACAGGTCCATCAGCTCGGCGCGGGGCATCCAGCCCCGCCACTCGACGCCCGGCACGCCGCTCAGGAGGTCGCGCTCCGGCCCATCCCCGACGACGATCAACTCGATCTCAGGTCCCCCCTCACGAGCCGCCCGCTGGAGCCGATCGAGCGCGGCGAGCGCGAGCCGGAGGCCCTTCGTGGGGATGAGCTGTCCGGCCCAGAGCAGGCGGAACGGGCCGGGCTCGCGATCCGCCCACCGCTTGGCGTCCCCGACCGCGCCCGTGCCCGTCTCCAGGAGTTGGCGGACCGGGGCGCCCGTGATCTCCTCCAGGTCCCGCTTGCCCGTCGAGTTGGCGGCGAGGAGCACGTCGGCCGCCTCGGCGGCTTCGCGGACGCGCCGGCCCCGGAGCTGGATGCCGTTGAGTACGGTCCGCACGCGCTCGGTGACGGCCATCGACCGACTCCCGATGTCGAGGAAGGCGGCCGGGGTGTTCTGGGTCCCCCCCACCGGTCCCCAGACGAACGGGACGCCGAGCTTCCACAGGTCGCCGGGCTCGCGGTAGCCGCAGAACGTCACCTGGTGAGCGAGGTCGTACGGGCGCTCCGCGTGGAGCCGTCGAGCGAGCCGGAGCGCGCGGGCCTGCCAGCGGCGGTAGGTCGGGTAGAACGCACCCGGGACGCGGTGGAGCGCCCGCTCCAGCCGGGTGTGGGGGACCCGGTAGAACCGGACCGCGTCGGCGATCCCCTCGGCCTCGACGCCCGTCGCGAGGAGGGCCATCTCGTGGTCGGTCGCGCAGAGGATCACGTCGACATCGCCGAACCGGGCGGCCTGGACCACCCGGTTCCACCCGACGAAGGGCTCCGAGCCGAGCGTGGGGTCGCAGGTGTAGGCCCCGAGAAGGAGGCGGGGGCGAGGGGACATGGAGCCTGGCGAGGTGGGGGACGCCAGGCGCTCTGCACGATCCGAGCCGATCCCCACCCGACCTGTTCGGTCGGCCCCGTCCGTCACGCCGACTCGACGGGCGCGGCGACTGAACCCACGGGCGCCCCGTCCCCGGACGGCGCCGGCCCCCCGGCCGCCCACGACCACGACGGCCCCGAGGCGGGCCGGGGCGCCGCCCCGACGCGGAGGTCGTCGAGCAGGTGCGGGTGCGTCCGCTGGAGGCGCGTGCCGGCGAGCGCGAGGCCGAAGACGGTCCAGAACGGGATCGCGCCCATCGGCCCCTCGAGGTACACGTCGAACGACGCGTTGACGTGGGCCGCCAGCCAGAGCGCGCCGCACACGGCGTAGAACCCGGCCCACCCGTCGAGCCCCCGCAGCCGCGCCTCGACGGCCGACCGCCCGACGCGCCAGAACCAGAGGCCCTGGATCAGCAGCCACACCAGGAACATGGGGACGCCGCCGCGAGCGAGGACCGTGAGGTGCGAGTTGTGTGGGCTCCGCAGCGACCCCTCGTCGTCCACGTTGAAGCCGTCGTCGTCGGCGAGGTTGATCCCAAAGCCCTTGCCGTCGAGGAAGTGCGCCCCGCCGAACGTGTAGTCGATGATCTTCCCCCACCACTCGAGGCGCCACTCGGCCGTGTTGGCGAGCTGGGGGTTGTCGCTGCGGCCCGCGATGCTCTTGACGTTCTCCCAGACCTGCTCGACCGAGAACTCCCGCGTCCCGTCGTTGATCTTGATGCCCGACGAGCCGACGGCCAGGCCGAGCACGACGACGAGCGCGCCGACGTACACGAACCGCCCGTACCGCGCGGTCGCCGGCTTCCACAGCGTCGCGAGCCCCATCCCGAGCACGAACCCCAGCATCCCGCCACGGGACGTGATCATGAGCCCGATGATGCCCGCGGTGAGCCCGACGATCAGGGCCGGCTTCGGGCGCTGAAACCCGACCGTCACGAGCGTCACCGCAGCGGCGAGCGTGACGAGGAGGTCGCCCGGCTTCGTCTGGATGATGAGGACGTTCGCCCACGGCCACACGGGGAACGCCTCGAACACGCGGATGAAGAAGTGGACCGGCCACCCGACCAGGATCACGCCCCACACGAGACGCGGGGCGTGGGCGATCAGCCATCGGAGCCGCCCCGGCTTCTCGAGCACCAGCCCGGCCGCGATGAGTGCGAACAGGCCGTAGAGCACGACCATCCCGTCGCGGGCGGCGTCGATCCCCCACGTCGGGAGGCCCATCGCGACCCGGATCGACGCCCAGCCGATGAGCCCGACGAGGAGCCCCATCGCGGCCCCGGGCACGACGCTCGTCCGGCGCATCGCGCCCGCCAGCGCGACGAGCCCGAGCACGAGGGCGACCTCGCCGATGAACAGCGGCGGGAAGCCGAGGTAGGCGAACCCACGCCCCGCCACGGCATAGCCCATCAGGACAACGCCCAGGAACGTCGTGTACTTGTCGCCGAACGGGCGGCGCTGGGGGACGGCGTCGGGGCGGAACGCCCAGGGGTGCGGGGCCTCCATGCTCATACGGGCTCGAGGAGCGGCGCGTCGGCCGCCTCCGGCTCCGCCGGCCTCGGGGTGAGGTCCGTCGAGGCGGACGACGCCGAGACCGCGGGCGGCTCGGGCGCGTCGAGCGACTGGCGGGCAGGCCGGACGAGCACGACCAGCTCCGTCAGCAGGCCGAGCAGGTCGGAGAACAGCGCGCCGACCACGCCGAACGCGGCCGTCACGGCGAGACCGGCCGTCGACACGACGGCGACGGTCGCGACGCGGGCGCGGAACACGGCCGACGGCCGCTCGGCGCTCCGCACGAGCGTCACGAGCAGGTTGGCGACCGCGGCCCCGAGCGGCGCCAGCGCGAGGAGGATCAGGATCGGGAGGCTCACGGCGTACTGCCCGTCGTAGAGCCACGCCACGGCCGCCCGGCCGCCCACGAGCGTGAGCCCGCCGTAGGCCAGCGCGAGCGCCACGAATGCCACCCCGACTTTGCGGAGCGTCGGCCGGATCTCACCCGCCGCGCGAGCGCGCACGAAGATGGGCAGGCACAGCGTGGCGAGGGCCGAGAACCCCATCAGCGCCGGCATCGCGAGGTTGTAGAACGCCCGCAGCGACCCGCTCCCCTCGAGCCCCACGAACAGCGGCAGTGCGAGGTACGGGATGGACGACTGGACCCACTCGATGGCGCCGGTCGGGGCGGCCCAGCGCCCGTACTCGACGTGCGCCGCCCGCGCGTCGGCGAGAAGGCCGGCCTCGGGGACTCGCACGGGGACGCCGAGGCGGACCGCCAGCACGATCGCCGCGACCAGCGACGTCGCGGCCATCAGGCCGAGCGCGGCCGGGCCGGAGAGCCAGCCGACGTGGTTCAACCCCAACGCCCCGCTCACGAGCAACACGAGATAGACAACGCCCGCGCCCGCCGCCCACGACGGCCGCGACACGACGTAGCAGGCCCGCCGCATCAGCCACAGCCCGAGAATCGCCCCCTGCGCCACGGCCAGCGTCACAAAC
This sequence is a window from Rubrivirga marina. Protein-coding genes within it:
- a CDS encoding glycosyltransferase family 4 protein codes for the protein MSPRPRLLLGAYTCDPTLGSEPFVGWNRVVQAARFGDVDVILCATDHEMALLATGVEAEGIADAVRFYRVPHTRLERALHRVPGAFYPTYRRWQARALRLARRLHAERPYDLAHQVTFCGYREPGDLWKLGVPFVWGPVGGTQNTPAAFLDIGSRSMAVTERVRTVLNGIQLRGRRVREAAEAADVLLAANSTGKRDLEEITGAPVRQLLETGTGAVGDAKRWADREPGPFRLLWAGQLIPTKGLRLALAALDRLQRAAREGGPEIELIVVGDGPERDLLSGVPGVEWRGWMPRAELMDLYAQADAFAFTSLRDTSGNVMLEALSAGLPVVYLDHQGAADVCSDACGVPVPVTTPDEAVRRLAEAVTTLASDPAGYDRRSRGAIARAHELSWQANGDAVNALYAEVLGLDRPPAGDGLASLDGSTGSAIGAPGREALLSASLS
- a CDS encoding O-antigen ligase family protein encodes the protein MEAPHPWAFRPDAVPQRRPFGDKYTTFLGVVLMGYAVAGRGFAYLGFPPLFIGEVALVLGLVALAGAMRRTSVVPGAAMGLLVGLIGWASIRVAMGLPTWGIDAARDGMVVLYGLFALIAAGLVLEKPGRLRWLIAHAPRLVWGVILVGWPVHFFIRVFEAFPVWPWANVLIIQTKPGDLLVTLAAAVTLVTVGFQRPKPALIVGLTAGIIGLMITSRGGMLGFVLGMGLATLWKPATARYGRFVYVGALVVVLGLAVGSSGIKINDGTREFSVEQVWENVKSIAGRSDNPQLANTAEWRLEWWGKIIDYTFGGAHFLDGKGFGINLADDDGFNVDDEGSLRSPHNSHLTVLARGGVPMFLVWLLIQGLWFWRVGRSAVEARLRGLDGWAGFYAVCGALWLAAHVNASFDVYLEGPMGAIPFWTVFGLALAGTRLQRTHPHLLDDLRVGAAPRPASGPSWSWAAGGPAPSGDGAPVGSVAAPVESA